The nucleotide sequence GTTTCGCGTACCGTCCGGCCCCACAGTTCGGTGACGGCCTCCTCCAGGCGGGCCAGGGCGACAAAGGGGGCGGGGTCCGGCAGCCGGTCCAGACCGAGCAGGTCGGCGAGGGCCTCGCGCTGGGCGTCGTCGAGCGGTCCGAGACGCACCCGGGTGACGGGGCGGCCGGAGGAGAGCCGGCGGTGGACCGTGTGCCAGAGCGTGCGGAGTTCGGGCCGGCGCAGGGTGCGTTCGCCCAGGGCCTGTTCGCGTGGGGTCATCCCGTCTCCAGGTCGGTGCCGTTCCAGACGAAACGGGCGCTGGTGACCGCGTCGTCGTGCCCGTCGGTGAGGAGTTGGTGGACGGCGATGCCGGGCAGCTCGCCGTAGGTGCACCATTCGTGGTCGGAGGTGACCATGAGGTCCAGGTCGAGCGCGGTGAGCAGGGCGAAGACCTGTCCGCGGTTGACGGTGTCGACACCGACGAAGACCTCGTCCAGCAGGATCGGCCGGGGTGCCAGCGGCACCGCCTCGTAGTGGGCGGCGACGGCGGCGAACAGCGGCAGGTGCAGGGCGATGGCCTTCTCGCCGCCGGAGAGCGCGCCGTGCAGCTTCTTCGTCAGCGGCTGCCAGCCCGTGCCGTTGGCCCGGTCGAGACGGACGGTGAAGCGGTGCCAGGCGGTGTAGTCGAGCACCTCGCCGAGCTGTTCCTCCCAGCTGGCGGCCGTGTCACTGCCCTTGGCCTCCCCGATACGGGCGCGGAAGAAGGTGTGCAGGGCCTCCCGGTCGGTCTCGGTGACCCGACCGGGGTCCTTCAGCAGCAGCTGCCGGGCGGTGCGGGTGCTGTCCGGAAGATCCGGACGGACGTCCCAGACGAGTTGGACGGCGACTTTGGAGGCGGTCCGGACCCGCTCCAGGTGCCCGTTCATGCGGTCGACGAGTTCTCCGGCCTGACGGATGCGGACCGCGAGGTGGCGGCGGATGTCGCCGGTGAGGATCTGGTCGAAGAGGCGCCGCTCGCCGGTGGTGATGTCGTCGCGGCTGCGGTCGCGTTCCTGGGTGAGCGTGGTGCGCAGGCCCGTCGCCCCCACGCGTACGCCGTCCAGGGTGGCGGTGAACAGCTGGACGTCGTCGTCGGGTTCCAGGTCCAGGTCGGCACGGGCGCCGAGGCGTCGGCGGGCCTCGTGGACCGCTTCCGAGAGACGGGTCGCCGCGTCGCCCAGGTTGCGTGGGGCGTGCGGGATTCCGGGCCAGTTCGCCGCGACGGCGCGGGCGGCCTCCAGGGTGGCCCTGGTGCCGTCCCCGGCGTCGGGTCCCGGTGCGATGCCGGCGTCCTCGGCCAGCCCGACCAGACACAGGTGCCGGAACCGGTGCGCCGCGCGGTCCCGGACCAGGACGGCCTGCTCCCGTCGTTCGGTGTCCTGTCCGCTGGTGGCCCGCAGTCCGCCGATCCGCCCTTCCAGGCGGAGCAGGAGATCGGCCGCCCGAGCCGCCGCCTCCCTGCAGCGGCGCAGTTCCTCGCGCGCCTCGGCCATGCGCGCGACGATCTGCCGGTAGTCCTCGCCGACGGTGGCCTCCACCGCCGCCAGGCGCGCCCGCAGACCCGCCGCCTCGGCCTCGGCGGCAGCGGCTTCCTCGGCCCGTTCCTCGGCCGCCCGGCGCGAACGGTCCGCCGACGCGGCCGTCCGGTGGCTTCGGTCGGCCGCGGCGGTCGCGGTGAGACGGGCGTCCACCCAGCTGTCGGCGGTGTCCCGGAACCTGTCGATGTCGGCGGAGAGTGCGCGCAACCGGCCGCGGTCGGTGGGGAGTTGGTGTTCCGCGGCTTGGCGGCTGAGCGTGCGCAGAGCGCCCGCCACCGCGCCCTCGCACCGCGCCAGACGCCCGGCGGCGTCGCGTACGGCGTCGTCCCGGGCGGCCACTTTCTCCTCGGCCCGGTCCCGGTCCCGCCCCCGTGCGTCGAGTTCCCGGTGGTCGGGGCGGGCGGCGCGGTCGGCGTCCAGCCGGGCGCGGCGGGCGGCGAGGCCGCGCGACCGGTCGTCGAGCGCGGCGAGGGAGGCGTTCGTCCCGCCGATACGGTCGGTCAGTTCACCGATCCTGCGCTGCCGGGCCCGCTGCCGGGCGAGGGCGCCGATGTGGGCCGGTTCCGGCTTGCTCCAGGAGCCGGTGGCGAGGGCCAGACGCCAGGCACCGTCGGCCGACACGGCCGCGGAGTGGCCGTCGGGCAGACCCGGGCCGTACGCGACACCGGCGAGGAGGCGGGTCACGGTGTCGACCGGGACAGGGATGCCCTCCTCGGGTCTCAGCACCTCCAGCAGGCTGGGCCCCGGCACGGTCACGGCCAGGGCGGCCTCGGCGCGGGTGTCGTGACCCGGCAGTCGGATCCCGTCGTAGGGGCTGACCCAGGCGTCCAGAAGGCCCGACGCCTCCAGGGCGGCCTCCACCCCGGCCTGGACGGGCAGCGGGACGCCTTCACGGAAGGCGATCAGCCGCCACAGGGGTGCTCCCGCCGTCGCCGTGCGGACGGTGGTGCGGGTGGACGGGGGCGGAGGCGGCAGGTCGGTTTCGCCGCTGAGGCGTCGTATCTCCTCCGCGAGTCGGCCACGTTCCTCCCGCAGGCCCTGGCGTGCGGCTCGGGCGGTGGCCTCCGCGGTGGCGATCTCCTGCTCCAGCGGGCGTGCGGCGGCTTCGGCCAGGGCCGTCACCTCGGCCTCGGTCGCCGCTGCGGCCGCCAGTTCCCCGGGGTCGGCGATGCGCAGTTCCGTGCAGCCCCCGGCCCAGGCGAGCAGCCGTTCCGCCTGTGCGGCGAGGGCGTCGTCCCGGGCCGCGGAGGCTTCGTCCCGCCGGGCGATCGTCTCCGCGAACCGGGCACGGGCCTCGTCCAACAGGTCCTCGGCGGCGCCCCGGTCGCGTACCGCGTGATCGTGGTCGTCGATCGCCTCGGTGACGAGGGCGACCTGCTGCCGTCGGGCGGTGACCGCGCCCCGCAGCAGCCGACGCGCCTGCCGGGCCCCGTTCTCGCCCGCCGGAGAGGTGGCGTCGAAGTCCTCGGGCCGGCCGTCGCCCACCGCACGCCGTGTGCCGTCGGGAAGGGGCACCGCGGGGTCCGTGCGCAGGATCGCGTGCGCCTCGTGGTGGAGGGACTCCAGGCCCGCCGAACGGGCCGCCAGGCGTGCTTCCTCGGCGGCTTCGCGCGCGTGCTCGTCGAGGGTGCGGGCCCGGCCCGCCGCCGCGTCGGCGTGCCTGCGGTCCTCCTCCGCCCCGGCCCGGGCGGTCCGGGCGAGGGCGCGCTGCCGTCCGGCGGTGGCCGCCCCTTCTTCGCTGCGGCGGCGGAGCCGGTCCAGTTCCTCGCCCTGCTTGTACGCGTCGCTCTCCCGCAGGCCCTCGACGGTCTCCTCCAGGGCGTGTACGCGCAGTTCCTGTTCCGCGCGCAGGGTCCGGGCCGACTCGCGTTGCGTCAGCGCCTGTTCGAGCTGCTCGGCGCTCTGCCGGGCGACGCGGGTGAGGTCGTCCATCTCCGTGGTCGCCGAGATCAGCGCGGCCGAACCGGCGCGCAGAACCCGTCGCGCGTAGCCGCGTTGCTGGGATGCGACCGTCTCGGCCGCCGCCACCTCGTCGTCGAGCCGCTTGAGGTGTTCCCGCTGGCGGTCCAGCCGCTCGAAGCCCTCGGCGAGTTCGGCGATCTCGCCCTCGCCCAGGGGCGGGAGGGCCCGGGACAGCAAGGTGGAGAGCAGGGACGGGTCGAGCCGTTCGGACAGTTTGGGCTGGCGCAGCTGGAGCAGGGCGGACAGCAGCGACTCGTATCGCTGCTCCCCCATGCCGGCGAAGAGTTCACGTCGTACGGCCGTGCGGTGGTCGGTGGCCGAGGCGTGTACGTCGCCGCGGTCGCGCAGGGCTTCGGAGAGGGCGGCCCGGGTCAGTGGCTGTCCCGCCTCGTTGACCAGGAGCACACCGTCGGGGTGGGCGATCCTGGCGCCGGTGGTGAAGTAGTCGGCGTGCACCCCGGTGGTGTGCACGCTCGCCTGCAGGCGAGCCCCGCAGCCGAACCAGCGCTCGGTGCCGTCGTCGGCGACACGGCGGAACTCCATCCACACGTACCCGACGCGGGTCTTCCCGGAGGCCCCTTCGCCCAGCAGGTTCCAGTGCATGGTGCGCTCCGAACCGCCGAACGTGGAGAGGCGATTGGGGCGGAGGCTGGCGTCGAAGAGGAAGGGCAGCAGCAGTTCCAGGGCCTTGGACTTGCCCGAGCCGTTCTGGCCGCGCAGCAGCAGGCGGCCCTGGTGGAAGGTGAAGGTCTCGTCGTAGTAGCGCCAGACGTTGAGGATGCCCGCGCGGTGCGGCTGCCAGCGGCTGCCGGGTGTGTCCGCCGCCCGCGCCGGTGTCCCGGCCGGTTCGGTGGACTCCGGCCGCGGGGGAAGGGGAAACTCAGGCCGCCGAGGGAAGGGAAGCTCTGTCACGCTCACTGCTTGTCTCTCTCTGCTTCCGGTTCCGAACTCGTCGTCCCCGTCAGGCGGTAGCGGTACGCGGCCGGGCGCGCCACGACACGGCCCCCGGTCCGGTGGGCGAGGCCTACGTCACGCAGGACGCGTACGGCGTCGTCGGTCAGCCGGGCCGCGCCGTCCTCGGACTGATAGGCCTTGGCCCAGCGCGGGAAGCGGCGCAGCAGATCCGTGCCGGCCTCGGCGAGCTGCTCGGGGAGCATCCCGGCGGGCGCGGCGCACAGTGGTTCGAGAAGGAGCAGTGCGGCGACCCGCGCGGTGGACGTGTCGTCGGGGAAACGGGCGTCGGTGGCCAGCGCGTCCGGGTCGACGAGCAGGAAGCCCTCGGCGCGTTCCTCCAGGAGGAACCCGGCCTGCTCGACCGAGCGGCGCAGGATCTGGCGTCCGGTCAGGGAGGTGACGTACGCCAGCTCGTCGTCGGCGAGGTCCGACCGGTACAGGACGGGGTCGTCGAAGAGGCGGCGCAACACCGAGTGACGCAACCTCAGATTGCGCTGGGCGTCCGTGGCGGCCGTCTCGCCGTGCTCCTCCTCGTCCGCCGTCCCGGCGGCGGCGACCGTGCCGCCGTAGCGTCGCTCGCGCACCAGACCCATGAGGAGTTCCCCGAACCGCGCGGGCACCTCGTCCGGGGGCACGGCGAGGCGGGAGGCGCCGACGGGTGCCGCGGGCAGCCGCATCAGCAGCGTGGTGTCCACGCGGTAGAGGACCTTCGCCTCCGCGGACGCGACGTACGCCTCGGTCGCCCCGTCCACGGCGCGCAGCACGTCGTACGACTCCAGCAGCCTCAGCACGTCGACGAACGCCATCCTCTCGGCGCGGTGGACCGGGTCGAACGCGGGCAGCGCCCGGTCGGCGACCGTGGCCCGGACGACCCGGTCGGCGAGCATGCCGATGGTCGTCATCGGCATCGACAGCAGTTCGGCCGCGGTCACGCACAGCAGCACATAACGCCGGCGGTCGAACGGGGCCCGGCCCGAACGCGCTCTGCGGGCCGGGCGGGAGTCGTCCGGGTCGGCGCGGACCTTGGCGAGGCGGGCGTAGCCCCGGCGGGGCTCCACCACCAGGCTCCAGCCGCAGGTGTAGTCGAACCACTGGGCCAGCGGCTCACGACGCCGACGTACCAGCTCGAAGCCGGCCGGGTCGGAGGCCTCGGTGAGCAGGGGGCGGGCCAGCAGGAGGCGCACGGCGCGGGTGACCTCCTCTCTTTCCGCGGCGGCCAGTTGGTTGGCGAGGGTGCTCATCCCGTCGCCTCCCGCCGTGCGGCGCCGAGGGCCGGGAAGGCGGTGGCTCCTCCCGCTTCCGTGATGTGGACGACGTAGTCCGGTCCGGCCAGCGAACCCTTCGCCGTGCGCAGCAGGGCGGTCCGGCCGTCGGGATGCGCGGCCAGTGCGATCTCCACCCGGCCGTCCCCGGTGGTGGCGCGCCGCAGCCCGCCCGCGTCCGGCCGGGCGGACAGGGCACGGCCCAGCAGGTCCAGAAGCCGGTCGAAGACAGCGGGGTCCAGTTCACCGAAGGAGGACAGTCGCACGGGTCCGTCCGTCTCCAACGCCCGCCAGGCACGCGCGAGTTCCGCTCGCTCCGCGCGAGCCCGCTCGGCGCGCTCCGCCCTCACCGCCGCCACGTCCCGCACCCTGGCCGTGCGAGTGAAGCGCTCCGTCCGTCCGCTGGTCCGCAGCAGCGCCGACACCTCCACGGGCGGGGCCTCGGCCCAGGACCGGGACGACGGGATCAGCTCCGGGTCGGGGTGCGCGAGGTGGGCGTGGCGCGCCGGGCCGAGCCCGAAGGCCGCCGACCACAGCCGGTGCAGGTCCTCCTCCGCCGGGGCCG is from Streptomyces sp. NBC_01314 and encodes:
- a CDS encoding TIGR02680 family protein, producing the protein MSVTELPFPRRPEFPLPPRPESTEPAGTPARAADTPGSRWQPHRAGILNVWRYYDETFTFHQGRLLLRGQNGSGKSKALELLLPFLFDASLRPNRLSTFGGSERTMHWNLLGEGASGKTRVGYVWMEFRRVADDGTERWFGCGARLQASVHTTGVHADYFTTGARIAHPDGVLLVNEAGQPLTRAALSEALRDRGDVHASATDHRTAVRRELFAGMGEQRYESLLSALLQLRQPKLSERLDPSLLSTLLSRALPPLGEGEIAELAEGFERLDRQREHLKRLDDEVAAAETVASQQRGYARRVLRAGSAALISATTEMDDLTRVARQSAEQLEQALTQRESARTLRAEQELRVHALEETVEGLRESDAYKQGEELDRLRRRSEEGAATAGRQRALARTARAGAEEDRRHADAAAGRARTLDEHAREAAEEARLAARSAGLESLHHEAHAILRTDPAVPLPDGTRRAVGDGRPEDFDATSPAGENGARQARRLLRGAVTARRQQVALVTEAIDDHDHAVRDRGAAEDLLDEARARFAETIARRDEASAARDDALAAQAERLLAWAGGCTELRIADPGELAAAAATEAEVTALAEAAARPLEQEIATAEATARAARQGLREERGRLAEEIRRLSGETDLPPPPPSTRTTVRTATAGAPLWRLIAFREGVPLPVQAGVEAALEASGLLDAWVSPYDGIRLPGHDTRAEAALAVTVPGPSLLEVLRPEEGIPVPVDTVTRLLAGVAYGPGLPDGHSAAVSADGAWRLALATGSWSKPEPAHIGALARQRARQRRIGELTDRIGGTNASLAALDDRSRGLAARRARLDADRAARPDHRELDARGRDRDRAEEKVAARDDAVRDAAGRLARCEGAVAGALRTLSRQAAEHQLPTDRGRLRALSADIDRFRDTADSWVDARLTATAAADRSHRTAASADRSRRAAEERAEEAAAAEAEAAGLRARLAAVEATVGEDYRQIVARMAEAREELRRCREAAARAADLLLRLEGRIGGLRATSGQDTERREQAVLVRDRAAHRFRHLCLVGLAEDAGIAPGPDAGDGTRATLEAARAVAANWPGIPHAPRNLGDAATRLSEAVHEARRRLGARADLDLEPDDDVQLFTATLDGVRVGATGLRTTLTQERDRSRDDITTGERRLFDQILTGDIRRHLAVRIRQAGELVDRMNGHLERVRTASKVAVQLVWDVRPDLPDSTRTARQLLLKDPGRVTETDREALHTFFRARIGEAKGSDTAASWEEQLGEVLDYTAWHRFTVRLDRANGTGWQPLTKKLHGALSGGEKAIALHLPLFAAVAAHYEAVPLAPRPILLDEVFVGVDTVNRGQVFALLTALDLDLMVTSDHEWCTYGELPGIAVHQLLTDGHDDAVTSARFVWNGTDLETG
- a CDS encoding TIGR02678 family protein, whose amino-acid sequence is MSTLANQLAAAEREEVTRAVRLLLARPLLTEASDPAGFELVRRRREPLAQWFDYTCGWSLVVEPRRGYARLAKVRADPDDSRPARRARSGRAPFDRRRYVLLCVTAAELLSMPMTTIGMLADRVVRATVADRALPAFDPVHRAERMAFVDVLRLLESYDVLRAVDGATEAYVASAEAKVLYRVDTTLLMRLPAAPVGASRLAVPPDEVPARFGELLMGLVRERRYGGTVAAAGTADEEEHGETAATDAQRNLRLRHSVLRRLFDDPVLYRSDLADDELAYVTSLTGRQILRRSVEQAGFLLEERAEGFLLVDPDALATDARFPDDTSTARVAALLLLEPLCAAPAGMLPEQLAEAGTDLLRRFPRWAKAYQSEDGAARLTDDAVRVLRDVGLAHRTGGRVVARPAAYRYRLTGTTSSEPEAERDKQ